CAACCGCCACCCACGGCGCGAGGCTGACCGATGCCGCCGCCGCCAAGGCCAAGGCGCTGCTGGATCAGGAGGGCCGTGACGATCTGGCCCTGCGTATCGCCGTGCAGCCGGGTGGCTGCGCCGGGCTGCGCTACAACCTGTTCTTCGACGACCGCACTCTGGACGGCGACGTGACCGCCGAGTTCGGTGGCGTGACATTGACGATCGACCGGATGAGCGCACCGTATGTCGAGGGCGCCGTCATCGACTTCGTCGACACCATCGAGAAGCAGGGCTTCACGATCGACAACCCGAACGCCACCGGGTCCTGCGCCTGCGGCGATTCGTTCAACTGATTCAGTACTGACCCGCGGTCCGCGGCAGGTACGAGCACACCAGCACGTCGTCGCTCTCGGTGAGCAGCTGCGCGACCGCCTGCTGTTCGCCCTTGGGCCGCGGCTGGCCCCGGCGTGAGCTGTTGGATGGCTCGACCTGCATGGTGAAGAGCACCTGCGCCTGATGCGGCGACCACATCACGATCTTGTCGATCGAGGTGACCTCGGCGCGCCCGTACTGCTGGCGGAAGGCGTCACTGGCCAGGTTGGCCAGCGCCATATCCGAGCGGCGGTCCTTGACCGCGTCGAACAGGCCGCACAACGTGTGCCGGGCGACGGTCTCGTCGTCACCGTTCGTCATCGCATCCAGGTAGTCCTGGATCGCCGCCTTGGCCGACGCGTCGGTCAGCGTGGCCGATCCGGTCGAGCCGCCGTCGTTGCCGCGGGTGGTGAAGACGATCCCGGCCACCACGGCCGCGACCGCGACGATCGCGAGCACGCCCACGAGAAGGGGCCAGCGTCGCTTTTTCGGGTACGGCACCGGCGGCGGCAGCGTCCCCGGGTAGGTCTGCGGGTAGGGCCCGGACGGAAAGGGCTGCGGACCCGTGTCCGGATACATTTGCGGGGCGACCGGTCCGGCGCCATATTCGGGCGGGTACGGACCGGACATGTATTTGCTCCCCAAAAGTGTGCGTCGGAAACGGTCTGTCTACAGTGACCGAGCGGGTACTCGTACGCAGGTTAGCGCACCTCGAGCGGGTGTCCCGATCGGTAAGATTTACCTAGACGGCATAAATAATGAAGGGTGACGTTCCGTGACGATTGCGGTGACCGGATCAATTGCGACCGACCATCTGATGCGGTTCCCCGGAAAGTTCTCCGAACAACTCCTGCCCGAACACCTGCAGAAGGTGTCGCTGAGCTTTCTGGTCGACGATCTGGTCATCCACCGCGGTGGCGTCGCGGGCAACATGGCCTACGCCATCGGCGTGCTGGGTGGGGACGTGACCCTCATCGGCGCCGTCGGAAGGGATTTCGACGACTACCGCTCGTGGCTCGAGTCGGTCGGCGTGGACACCGAGAGCGTGCTCGTCTCCGATACCGCATACACGGCGCGGTTCGTGTGCACCACCGACGACGCGATGGCGCAGATCGCGTCCTTCTATCCCGGCGCCATGTCGGAGGCGCGCACCATCAGCCTCGCCGACGTCGTAAAGCGGGTTGGCACACCGGAATTGGTGATCATCGGCGCAAACGATCCCGAGGCGATGTTCCTGCACACCGAGGAGTGCCGCAAGCTCGGCCTGGCGTTCGCCGCCGACCCCAGCCAGCAGCTGGCCCGGCTGTCCGGCGAGGAGATCCGCAAGCTCATCGACGGCGCGACATATCTGTTCACGAATGACTACGAGTGGGACCTGTTGCTGCAGAAGTCCGGCTGGACCGAGGCTCAGGTGATGAGTCAGATCGGCCTGCGCGTCACGACGTTGGGGCCCAAGGGCGTCGACCTCGTCAGCAAGGACGGCACATTCATCCACGTGGACGTCGTCCCGGAGAAGCGTCAGGCCGACCCGACCGGTATCGGCGACGCGTTC
The nucleotide sequence above comes from Mycolicibacterium moriokaense. Encoded proteins:
- a CDS encoding iron-sulfur cluster assembly accessory protein, with the protein product MTVQGESALQNETATATHGARLTDAAAAKAKALLDQEGRDDLALRIAVQPGGCAGLRYNLFFDDRTLDGDVTAEFGGVTLTIDRMSAPYVEGAVIDFVDTIEKQGFTIDNPNATGSCACGDSFN
- a CDS encoding Rv0361 family membrane protein, with the translated sequence MSGPYPPEYGAGPVAPQMYPDTGPQPFPSGPYPQTYPGTLPPPVPYPKKRRWPLLVGVLAIVAVAAVVAGIVFTTRGNDGGSTGSATLTDASAKAAIQDYLDAMTNGDDETVARHTLCGLFDAVKDRRSDMALANLASDAFRQQYGRAEVTSIDKIVMWSPHQAQVLFTMQVEPSNSSRRGQPRPKGEQQAVAQLLTESDDVLVCSYLPRTAGQY
- a CDS encoding carbohydrate kinase family protein, which codes for MTIAVTGSIATDHLMRFPGKFSEQLLPEHLQKVSLSFLVDDLVIHRGGVAGNMAYAIGVLGGDVTLIGAVGRDFDDYRSWLESVGVDTESVLVSDTAYTARFVCTTDDAMAQIASFYPGAMSEARTISLADVVKRVGTPELVIIGANDPEAMFLHTEECRKLGLAFAADPSQQLARLSGEEIRKLIDGATYLFTNDYEWDLLLQKSGWTEAQVMSQIGLRVTTLGPKGVDLVSKDGTFIHVDVVPEKRQADPTGIGDAFRAGFLTGRSAGLSYERSAQLASLVAVLVFEAPGPQEWSWDREEAVQRLTDAYGTEAGAEIANALK